The Pyrus communis chromosome 12, drPyrComm1.1, whole genome shotgun sequence genomic sequence AGAAGAAGCATGCCAAAGTTTAGGTAGGTATCCATGCTTGACCCTACCCTATGACTCTATATGCAATGCATCAGATGAGGCTGATGAAGTACCCCCACTAATAGTCTACTACTTTGATTGATCCTCTGAACGCCTGAAGCTTCAGATCAATTATTAAAGGTTTACTGTCATCATCTTGtgctttttgttttgcttgtcCCATTTTTTATTCCAATTTTGTTGAAGATTCTTATTCTTTCCTTCGGGTCAACTTGTTGAAGGTGCTCAAGTTACATACGGTTTTTAGACCAGGTGGTGTCATGATGCAACTTTCAGCCATGATTATCCCATAGGGCAATCACTCGAGAAATGTTTttaggatgaggatcctctttatgGGAATTTAAAGAATCAATCAATTgtgtccattcatcgtacatcgtacggctTGTTTTTTTTAGATACTattatgttcaattttaaataaaaaatcaaaataatttattaccGTACGATGTACAATGACTGCATACAATTGATTGATTGCCCCGGAAAGAGGATCCGGATAGGATCCTAATCAATGTTTTTATTCATTTCGTCCGTAAAATTTGAATGTGAGACATCGTCCAACAAAATAAAGATCGGAAATGTAACGGAAAATAAGTTAATTAGGGTAAAATTGCATTTGTATACAattcttcaaaaaaattatggtACAGGGCCTTACATTCCTGTCAAAAGGGGCTATTCGATGAAGAATACAAAAGGCTTAGGGTTATGGATTACACGAATAGTTAGGTTACTGATGCCCAATCCGGATACGGGCATTCATAAGTCCATCCGGGTGCAGAATATCGAACACAGTGCAGCCACAAAGCCTCTTCATGAACATCGTATCTGCAACAAATATAATGGAAGTTGATGACAGtcgaaatcaaatttttacggTTATAAAGTATATGCATCAAAGAATATTTTCATTTAGACTCTgacgaaaataaaaatcttgcccttttggaaccaaattcgGACAATTTGTACACATGGGATCAATGCTGAAATCTTCATTGGGGTCTACATGTCCAGTGGAtaaattttcacaaaacccgGATGTCAGAAAGGGCCTGGAATTTACAGCGGTTCTATCAGCACCCATTCCTTCAGTTGAACGACCATTAACATGTTTGGACAGATAAAGCATGTCATTGGCTATCGGATAGCCTACATGTTGCAAATGGACACGTATCTACATCACAGAAAAGCAGTAATCATTGATGTTTTAGTCGACGCAAATCTTGGCTTCAGAATTCAGATCATTTGGAATAAAAAATGTAGAGCTATGTCTTTAGAGTTTAAAGGATATCGAAATTCAGAAAACAAAATGGAAGGTAGAGTCGTAAGAACAGAAGCATAGTAGTAAAAGGTCACTGAAATGAATAGCGAATGGAAAACTACCACAGGGAACCAATAGTAAAAGCATATGCTGCATTTTGTAAACTTCACCGTCGAGAATTGAAAGGGgagataattttctttttcaagagaAAACTATTCAAAATGTGGTGTTACATTGCCCATATAATCAGTGCATGGACTTACTTGATGAGTTCGGCCAGTGACTGGTTCACACAAGACAAGACTGTGAATTCCATTGGTACTGAGTCTAGTAAACTTTGTACAGGCAGTCTTCCCCTTGATGAGTGTATCATCACATAAATCACTAACCTGCATAAACAAGAGACGGTTATCATCCAGTATGGGCACTTTGTACAAGCAGTCTACATAATTCCAAATATCAATTGTAGAAGACCAGTTAACAATGGGTTACCCATGGCAGGAAGTTTCAGATAACCAACCTTAACAACAACAATCACAGAGAAGTTCATAGAAACTACAAAAAGACCCTACGGTTTAAGCAGAAACTACTAGCATTATGCACATGATAACCCACCTCTGCTGTGCTCCTACATTCTCGAGGATCATGAATAACGTTAGCATTTACAAGTTGCTGGTgggagagaggaaaaaaaaaaaaacaatctgtCAAACCCAACATTAAGACCAGTAGTTTTAACATCCAGCTTTAACAAAAGCAAACCTCCTGCTCAGGAAATTCTCCAGCAACTCTTGCAATGTACTGTTTCTGGACCATCCCTCCTTCAATCTGCAACAATTGCATTTGACATCAGAAAATCAAGAGCAAAAAAACTTCTTATCCACAAAAGCATGAAAGGCACACCATCTAGTCATCAAAACAGAATCTCTTAAAACACAGTGGAACAAGATAAACTGATTTCTCAATGGCAGTGATATGTGCATGCAACCAATACCAATACTTAGACTACCTGAACATTACCAGCCAAATAATTGGGAAAACCCCAAGCTTAGTAGTCACATGTACTGGTATAAAAGGTAACACGGTTTACTCTATATGAATATAGACGATACACCTAAAGAGACAGTATACTTTATATTTGACATGTTGGACATACCCACTCAGATGAGTATACCCCTGCTTATATACAGGGATAAGCCCGTAATGCATGTAGCTCCAGGAATATATGGAACTGTATCGTGACAGAAACCAACTCACTATTAATTCATGCTACCATAATACACAGGGCATTGGCCATGAAGATGACTCAAAGTTTTCGGAAAAAGTTAACTAATACATTGTTTGCTAATTATCATATAGTCACTTCTAAAGATAAAGCTTACCTGTTGCCTAAAATAGTTGGCTTTTGAAGAACTTTTGGCCAAGATAAGGAGTCCTGAGACAAGGCGATCTAGTCGATGAATCGCTAGCATGATCATGTCAAGGAAAGTATAATAAAGAATATATAAGATTTCGCTGCAAAATATCATTATATTAAAATACGTGCTTCCAAAAGTATAATGTTTAAAGCTTTGGATACGGAACAGAGGTGCCAGGCCATGCTCAGCCTCAAGGATCCCAACAACGGTGTTCTTACGATATTGACCACATGAATGCACCTAGAAAACAGCAGATACTAACAGGCATAAGGCTCCGTCATAAGGTTATAGGAGAGAGGAAAATCTTTCATCCCCAGCTAGGCACACTAGGTCATAAATTCAACTCACCGGAACTGATGCAGGTTTACAAACGACAACCACATCCGGTTCTTCTTGGAGAATAGATATGTCACAAGTCATCACTGGCGGCTCATGCCTACAACCCAAACCAATTACACAAATTTGaaatacgaatttgaaccaatCACAGATAGAAAAAAGCAATCACCAAAAACCATGAATGTAACAAGAAGAGTGAGAGCCATCAACCACAACACAAACCTGTGGACGAAGTGGCTTATCTTTTGCGACGTTTTAACAATGTAGGAAACCGGCACCATCACTCCCTCAACCTGTATCCTTCCAGATTTCACTGCACTAACCTACATTgcacaacaaattaaaaaccTCATACAAAATCATAAACCCAAAACCTGAACTAATCGTCACGAAATCGTTTcattaaaatgtaaaagaaattaaaacaagaacaagaaaacgaaAGCGGAAACTCATACATAGTAATCATAAGGCCGGCCTTTGAACTCATCGGTGAACAAGTCAACGATGGTCTTCCCCGCCCACCGTTTCTTCACCTAAAACCCCGGAATCACAGAATTAGGGTTTAATCGCAGCAAACTAATCACATTACCAAATTAATGAAGTAAGCTTACATGACAGATGAACTCGAAGTTGTAGGGTCTGACATGGCGCCTCCCTGCAACATTCCCGCCAaagacatttttatttatttaaccgtttaatttgttaatattttcaaaaaatcGGAAATTTTTTCAACGGCTGAGAACTTACCGTCGCGAAAGATGTAATCTTGCCGTTGTGGCCGAATCTCCGGAGTCTGCCACACGATCTCCATGGCCTTCTCTTCCTTTCTACTCTTCATTTTTCGGCTTTGTTTCCGatttttggatcaaatttcCGGCTTTTGGAAGCGAAATCACAACCCTAGACCCCAAACTCCTCAAACGATATCGTcaaattgaatttaaaatctttatttatttatttattttgaacaaaatCTACATTAAATAGTTTAAGGGCGGGATTCCGTTAAATCTCATAAttagttagtaataatgtggtttaaatttatcTTTGATGAGTATCGAACCTAAAACATCTCACTTTCAGGTAatgagaaatatcactagatcgcTATCAAAATATTAGTATTCAACTGACAAAAACGTTGTCGTAAAGAAGCTGGTTTTATTCGAGTTTGGATTTCAAATGGGTTTGGACCTTTTTGAGTTCGAGTTTTCCAACTTTATTGAGATTATCTTGTAATACTTTATTTTGCAAgattttttaaaaggaaaactaatgaaaatgatttgaaatttttgagttttaacgataaggacaaaataaaaggtaaagtaaatagtattatgattgactttttaatgtaaaaatatgatttttcgttaaaataaacagtaacggaagcttttcgttaaagttctcttttttaaattttgaactaAACAACGCATCAAATATACACACATCATCTATACAAAagttaattaaactaaataGCGTAGAGACCACTTCTAATGTTTCAACCATACGAAATTTTAACCGAAAGAAACTTAAAAGCAACAATATCAATTATTGTTCAAATAGAAATCAACAACAAACTTCAATTGTAGATATACTAAAACTTGTACCTAGCTTATATTATATGAGCGAAATAGATAATATGTTGAATAAGGGAATTCAGGCTAAAAATCAGGTTGCATTTGGGTTGATATGGTTGTACAAGGCATTTATCCAACCCacatcaacacacacacacacacaactcaATAGATAATCGGATTGAGGTCGCTTTGGATTTGAGTAGACTTTTAAATTAATAGTTCATATACCAATAACACAACTTAATCTCAATAATTAAGTGTGGCTTCTACACAACTTAAAAATGAGTCATACATATTCATATAatcaatttaacaaaaaatcgtaggctcaaaaacatttttaaacataaattcgtatttttttttaacaaataatatcatttatactaaattaataaatttttacaATCTCACGAGTCACGATGCAATGTAAAAAACATAAGAAATTTTTGCCTTATTTTTTGAAAAGGCAGAGGGTGTAAATGTAATATTATTATCAATCTGCTGCCTGAAACGACTTCGTATTGGAGCCGATATACCTTCTGGTGCACCCTCTTCTCCTTCAGCTCGTCAACAACCAGTACCAACCTCCAACCACCAACCACCATTAGAagaaacaaagagaagaagggaaagaaCACCTGAATTGTTCGGACCGATCGGGTGCTGCGCAAGGAGAAAAGGGTCGGCGTTGGGGAAGCGGTAGAGTGACACGTGGAAGCAATCTGTCGGTGCATAGGCGTAAGAAGTCAAAAGTCAAGAGTTTGACTGAGAGAGATGCCGGAGGAGGATTTGGTGGACATAAAGTTCCGGTTGTACGACGGCACCGATGTCGGTCCGTTCAGCTACTCATCGGCCTCAACCGTCGATATGCTCAAGCAGAGGGTCGTCTCTGATTGGCCCAAAGGTTTTGCCTTTGCCACTCGTTGTTTTTTACGACTTTAATTTCCATGTAATTTTGTTTGCTGTGAAGTTTTTCGATTTAATTGGGTTCGAAATTCGGAATTTTGATTCTGATTTGGGGGTTTATGTCAATCTGGGTTTGAAATTTCAGTTATTGGCAATCAGAATTTTGCTAAAATTTTGATAGAATCTGTTCTATTAATCTTGAGCTAGATTTATTAATAATTAGATGAAATCTCAACACAATTTTGATTTGGGCAATCAGAATTTTGGTAGAAGTTGTGGATTCagtcacaaatttgtaattttttcatCTGATTTTCActgtgttttcagctttgtttGATTTTCCTGGATTGCCCTTTTGATTGTTTGGTAGGCAAGACTATGACGCCGAAGACGGCGAATG encodes the following:
- the LOC137711459 gene encoding RNA pseudouridine synthase 7-like isoform X2; translated protein: MKSRKEEKAMEIVWQTPEIRPQRQDYIFRDGRRHVRPYNFEFICHVKKRWAGKTIVDLFTDEFKGRPYDYYVSAVKSGRIQVEGVMVPVSYIVKTSQKISHFVHRHEPPVMTCDISILQEEPDVVVVCKPASVPVHSCGQYRKNTVVGILEAEHGLAPLFPIHRLDRLVSGLLILAKSSSKANYFRQQIEGGMVQKQYIARVAGEFPEQEQLVNANVIHDPRECRSTAEVSDLCDDTLIKGKTACTKFTRLSTNGIHSLVLCEPVTGRTHQIRVHLQHVGYPIANDMLYLSKHVNGRSTEGMGADRTAVNSRPFLTSGFCENLSTGHVDPNEDFSIDPMCTNCPNLVPKGYDVHEEALWLHCVRYSAPGWTYECPYPDWASVT
- the LOC137711459 gene encoding RNA pseudouridine synthase 7-like isoform X1, with protein sequence MKSRKEEKAMEIVWQTPEIRPQRQDYIFRDGRRHVRPYNFEFICHVKKRWAGKTIVDLFTDEFKGRPYDYYVSAVKSGRIQVEGVMVPVSYIVKTSQKISHFVHRHEPPVMTCDISILQEEPDVVVVCKPASVPVHSCGQYRKNTVVGILEAEHGLAPLFRIQSFKHYTFGSTYFNIMIFCSEILYILYYTFLDMIMLAIHRLDRLVSGLLILAKSSSKANYFRQQIEGGMVQKQYIARVAGEFPEQEQLVNANVIHDPRECRSTAEVSDLCDDTLIKGKTACTKFTRLSTNGIHSLVLCEPVTGRTHQIRVHLQHVGYPIANDMLYLSKHVNGRSTEGMGADRTAVNSRPFLTSGFCENLSTGHVDPNEDFSIDPMCTNCPNLVPKGYDVHEEALWLHCVRYSAPGWTYECPYPDWASVT